Below is a genomic region from Hyalangium minutum.
CGTGCTGCTGCACCTGTCACCCTACGGCTTCGACGAGGGAATGACGGGGCGGTACGCCTTCCTCCAGGACTCACAGGCGCTGTGCCTGGAGGGCATCCGGCGGGTGGAGGCAGTGCTGGACCAGGCGGGGCGCAAGCCTCCGCGCGTCTTCGTCCTGCCGGACCGGCACAGCGCCATCCTCGCCCACGCCACGGCGCGGGTGCTCGGCCTTCCCACCGAGCCCTGGCCCGAGCAGGGCAGCGACGCACCCGGGCTCATCGTCGCGTATGACGTGTTGTCGCTGGAGGTACCGCTGCTCCAGACACTCAGGACGCATCGGCCGGGGCAGGTGCTCTGGAGCCACGCCACGCAGTGGACAGAGGAAGCTCCCTTCGCCGCGGACCTGACGACGTTCCTGTACCAGCAGAACACCTCGCCCTGGGGCGAGCGCCTCCGGGTCAACCCAGAGACTCAGAAGGTCGAGCGCACCGCTCCCACCGAGGGCACTGTGGAGGCGCTGGCCGAAGAAGTCCCCTCCGCCCTGTTGGAGGACACCGCGCTGGCGGACCTGCCCGAGCTGACGAAGCGGGTGGCGGCCATGGCTCAGGTGAAGGGTGACGCGGCGGGCGGCCTGTTCCGCGAGCAGGGCCACCGGCGCCGAAGCCTCACGGACTCGCCCGTGAAGAGCAACCGCTTCAATTAACAGGAGCCGGGGATGAACGAGTCCGCCTGGCTGAGCCTCGCGGCGTGCACGGGACAGCTCGCGCTGGCGGGGCTGGCTCTGGCGCGCGTGGGCAAGAGCCCCCTGGCCCTGCCCCTCTCCCTGCTGTCCATCGCCCTGTCCACGTGGAACTTCGCCCACTTCGCCTATGCCGTCTCGGGCGAGGAGGGCTGGCGGCTCGTGGCGCTGACGGCCACCATCATCACGGCTCCCTGCGCGGCGCACTTCATCCTCGCCTTCACCGGCCAGCGCCGCCGCTTCGCCCCGCTCATCTACTCCACCTACGGCCTCTTCGGCCTGTTCGCCGTCGTGGCGCTGTCCGCCCTGGGCTCGCCGTGGGTGGCCGTGCGAGCCACCTCGCTCACCTTCTCGCGCCTCACCATGGCGCTCGTCACCCTGCTGCTGGGCGGCGGCTGGGCCCTGCTGGTGCTCCACCTGCGCCGGGCGCCCAGCCTGGAGGAGCGCATCCGCACCGGCCTGCTCCTGCTGGGCCTGGTGCTCCTGGTGGCGCTGCCCGGCACGGATTTAATGGCGGACCTGGGCTTCAACGTGCCCCGGCTCGGCACCCTGGGCACCCTGCTGGGCCTGCCCGTCATGGCCACCGTGGCCCTGCGCTTCCAGCTGTTCGGCAAGGCCCTGTCCAGCGAAGCGGCGCTGTACGCGGTGACGCTCGCGGTGGTGGGCGTGCTGGCCTACCTCATCGTCTTCCGCCTCTTCGCCGCCGAGCAGGGCGCCCTCGTGGTGGGCACCGCCGCCATCACCTTCGCCCTGCTGGCCGCCGCGCGCCGGGTCGTCAGCGCGCTCGTCACCCAGCGCGAGCGCCTGGAGCGCCTGGCCACCCTGGGCCGCTTCTCCGCGCAGATGGCGCACGACTTGAAGAACCCCATCGCCGCGCTCAAGGGCGCCGCGCAGTTCCTCAAGGAGGAGCACGCGCAGGGCCGCCCCTGGGACGACAAGGGAGACTTCCTGGACTTGCTGCTGGAGCAGGTGGAGCGGCTGGATCGGGTGGTGAGCACCTACCAGCGCCTCGGGCGCGTGGAGCCGCTGCCCCGGCCGCTGGACTTGAACCAGCTGGTGGAGGACGTGCTGTCGCTCCAGGCCTTCACCGGGTACGCCAGCGTGAAGCGGGAGCACAGCTTGGAGAAGGACTTGCCGAAGTGCTCGGGGGACTACGACTTGCTGGCCAACGCGCTGGAGAACCTGGTGCGCAACGCCTGCGAGGCCATGCCCCAGGGTGGCACCCTGATGGTCCGCACGCAGCGTGAGAGCACGGACAGAGCGGGAGTGGTGGTGAGTGTGGAGGACACCGGCGAGGGCATGGACGCCCGCACCCGCGAGCGGGCCTTCGACGAGTTCTTCACCACCAAGGCCTCGGGGAGCGGGCTGGGGCTGGCCTTCGTGCGGCGGGTGGTGGAGGCGCACGGGGGCGAGGTGTCGCTGACGAGCCGGGAGGGGCGCGGTACCATCGTGAGCCTGCGCCTGCCCTGTACGGCAGCGCCCGAGGGCGTTGCCGCCCCTGGAGAAGGAGCACCGTGGCCGAGCCGCTGAAGGGAAGCGTGTTGCTGGTGGACGATGACCCCGCCGTGGCCAAGGTGCTCGGCGCGCTGCTGGTGCAGGCGGGGCTCACGGTGCACACGGCCAAGAGCGGAGCCGAGGCGCTGAGCCTGCTGGGCCAGAAGCCCATCGACGTGGTGGTGAGCGACGTGCGGATGCCGGGCATGAACGGCCTGGAGCTGCTCGGCGAGGTGACGCGGCTGTACCCGGATGTGCCCATCGTCCTGATGACGGCGCACGGCACGGTGCCCATGGCGGTGGAGGCCATGAAGGCGGGCGCGGCGGACTTCATCCTCAAGCCGTTCGACCGGGAGGAGATCCTCTTCACCATCCGCAAGGCGCTGCTGCGGGCGCAGGGGGACGTGGAGCGCTCGCCGCTGAAGACGAGCGCCTTCGTGGGGCGCAGCGCGGCGATGGCCGAGGTGGAGGCGCTGCTGACACGGGCGGCCACGGGCACGGCGACGGTGCTGGTGCGCGGCGAGTCCGGCACGGGCAAGGAGCTGGCGGCGAAGGTGGTGCACGACGCCAGCCCCCGGCGCTCGGGCCCCTTCGTGAAGCTGCACTGCGCGGCGCTGCCGGAGACGCTGCTGGAGAGCGAGCTGTTCGGCTACGAGAAGGGCGCCTTCACCGGGGCGGCCACGCGCAAGCCCGGCCGGGTGGAGCTGGCGAACGGGGGCACGCTCTTCCTGGATGAGATTGGCGACATCTCCCTGCACGTGCAGGTGAAGCTGCTGCGGCTGCTGCAAGAGCGCGAGTTCGAGCGCCTGGGAGGCACGCAGACGCTGAAGGTGGACGTGCGCTTCGTGGCGGCCACGCACCGGCCGCTCGAGGAGATGGTGAAGAAGGGCGAGTTCCGCGAGGACCTCTTCTACCGGCTGAACGTAGTGCCGGTGTGGATACCGCCGCTGCGGGCGCGGCCGGAGGACATCGAGCCGCTGGCCCGGCACTTCCTCGAGGTGCACGCCAAGGCCAACGGGCGGCCGCCCTTCACGCTGACGGCGGACGCGCTCCAGGCGCTGCAGGCCCAGCCATGGCCAGGCAACGTGCGCCAGGTGCAGAACTTCATGGAGCGGCTGGTGGTGCTCTCAGACGGGCCCTCGCTCACGGGCGAGGACGTGGCGCGCGAGCTGGCCCGGCAGCCGGGGCTGATGCCCACGGGCTTCCAGGCTCAGACCGCTCCCCCGAGCACGACTGCACCGGCGGCGGTGACCCCAGGGAGCGAGCCGAAGACCTTGGAATCCCAGCGGCGTGACACCGAGCGCCAGGCCCTGCTGGATGCGCTGAAGCGCGCCGGGGACAACCGCACCCTCGCCGCGCGCCTTCTGGGGATCAGCCGCCGCACCCTCTACAACAAGCTCGAGGAGCAGGGACTGCTCTGACAGGGTTGGTGGGACTGACCCGTTTTCCCGCATTAAAAAGAATTTCTAAGTCCTATTGACTTCCAGTCTTGTTTGATTTTTACTGCATCCACCTCGAACGCTTCCGAGGCAACCCACCACAAGGGGACCCCCATGAACGAGACCATCCAGGATATCCGCAGCAAGGTGCAGGATCTGCTGAACCGCGCGCAGGTGGATGCCAGCTTCCGTCAGTCGATGCAGATGAACCCCGCTGCGGCTCTCTGCACCGCGGGTGTCCCCAATGCAGTTGCCCTCGTGTCCCAGGACGAGATCGCTGACTGCTCCTGGACCTGCCTCTGGACCTGTTCCTGGACGAGCTAGTCCTCCAGGGATAACGCAGGCTTCGAATGTATCGAGCGCGGGTAAAGGGTGTAAAAACCCTGAACCCGCGCTCTTTTTTTGTCCTCTGCACCGCGGGTTGGAGGTAGGTGGAAGTGACCGCTGATCCATTCCTCGAGCTGATCTCAGAGGCATGTGCGTCGCACCCTGGCTTCCAGGACGGTTGGCAGCTCCACCCCCCGTCGCGCGGGTGGATCCGAGTCACCCCCCTCCACTCGACGCTCCCGAAACAGGGGTGGAAGCTGCACCTCACCGCGGGAGAGCAGTCCTCCCGGCAGATTCTCACCCAGGCCCTTCCCGTGTTGCTGGAGGAGCAGGCCGCGTTCAAGGTGGCCGCTTCGCAGCAAGTGCTGGGAGATCTCAACGAAGGACGGAGCGGGCTGAGCCAGGTCGGTAAGTTCCTGACCATCTACCCACGGGATGAGGCACACGCGGTGCGCCTGGCCACCCGGCTCGACGAGGCGACGCGCGGCCTGTCAGGTCCCCAGATACCTTCTGATCGGCAGCTGCGCCCGGGAAGCTGCGTCTTCTACCGCTACGGCAGCTTCAGCGGCCGCCACATGCAGCTGCCCATCGGCGAGCTGGTGGAGATCCTCGAGGCGCCCGATGGGCAGCTCTTCCCAGACAAGCGGGAGTCGGTCTACCGCGCGCCTCCCCCCTGGGTGAGAGACCCCTTCACCACGGGGCCCGGGCCCGCCGAGCCCCCCAAGGCTGCCCCCGGCGTCATCGCGGGACACTACGCGACGGTGGCCAGCATCCACCGCTCGGCCCGCAGCCAGGTCTTCCTCGCCATTGATCTCAAGGAGATGCGCAAGTGCGTGCTCAAGCAGGTGAAGCGCGCCGCGGGAGACGGTGACGCGGGCCGCCGGCGCCTGCACCACGAGATGGAGGTGCTGACCGCCCTGGCTCCGTCCCCCTGGTTTCCCACGCCCTACCAGTTCGTCGAGGACGAGACGTCCGCTTACCTCGCCATGGAGGACATTGAGGGCGACACGCTCTCCGCTCACATCCAGAAGCTCTCGGCGCGCGGCTGCTTCGCCTCGGAGGCGCAGTTGGTGTCCTGGGGGAGCCAGCTCGCCGAAGCCCTGGGGAGCATGCATGAGCGAGGGCTCGTCTTCAGCGATTTGAAGTCCGCCAACGTGCTGGTCCCCCCGCAGGGAAAGCTCCGCCTCATTGATCTGGAGCTGGCCCATGGCGCCTCGCTGCCGCGCGTGGAGGGGGCCGGAAAGGGAACGCACGGCTACATGACGCCGGCACAGGCCTCTGGGCAGCCATCCACCGCTGCGGATGACATCTACGCCCTCGGCGCCCTGCTCTACTTCGCCGCCACGGGCGCGGAGCCCTCGCACGCCCCCAGCGGCTCGCTGCTCGTCCGGCCTCTCTCCCGGCTCAACCCCTCGCTCTCTCCCGCGCTCGAAGCCCTCATCACACGGTGCCTGGCGCCGGAGCACGCGCCCCAGTCGATGCGAGAGGTGGCCCAGGCGCTCGCACAGATGGGGACGCCCTCCACCACGGCCCAGCTCACGCCCGCGGACCGCGCTCCCTCCGCCGCACCTCCCGGGGACCTCTACCGCACCCAGGCGCTGCGGCTGGGAGACACGCTCGTCCATACCGCCCAGCGCGATCCCTCCACCGGAGCCGTCTTCTGGAATCATGGGCACCCGCTGAACGGGGGCCTCCCCTCGCGGGACATCAACCTGGGGAGCGCGGGCATCCTCCTGGCCCTGTCGGCCCTGGTCTCCACGTTCCAGAAGCCCTCCCACCGCGCAACGCTGGCCGAGGCAGCCGCGTGGCTGGCGAAGGCGCCGAGGCCCGAAGGCCCACCGAACCCGGGGCTCTATGTGGGCGAGGCGGGCGTGGGGCTGGCGCTCCTGCGCGCTGGGCGCACGCTGGAGGACGAGGGGCTGGTGCAGGCGGCGCTCGAGCGGGCCCGCGCCGTGGCCCCCCTCCCCTTTGCCTCACCGGACGTGTTCAACGGCACGGCCGGACGCGTGCGCTTCCACCTCGAGGTGTGGCGGGAGCTGGACAGTGCCGAGAACCTCCAGGCCGCGCTCACGGCCGGAACCTCCCTGCTGTACAGCGCGCAGCGCTCGGAGGCGGGAGAGCTCAAGTGGGCCATCCCTCCTGGCTATGAGGGACTGAGCGGCAACATCCAGCTGGGCTACGCCCACGGGGCCGCCGGCATTGCCGACACCCTGCTGGACCTCTATGAGGCGACGCGCGAGCAGCGCTTCCTCGAGGCCGCCTGCGGAGCCGGGCGCTGGCTGCTCGCCCAGGCAGCCCCCGCGCTGGAGGACGGCAGCGGCCTGTGCTGGCCCTCGCAAGCGGGCGCCGCGCCGCATGCCGCGTTCTGGTGTCACGGCTCGGCCGGAGTGGGGAAGTTCTTCCTGCACGCCGCTCGGCTGGAGGCGCTCCCGGAAGCCGCCACCGTCGTGGAGCGCTGCTTCAAGACCGTGGCCCGAGGCACCCGCTGGGCCAACCCCGTCCAGTGCCACGGGCTGTCCGGCAACCTCGAGTTCCTCCTGGACGTGTACCAGGCCACGCGCAAGCCCGAGCACCTCGAGGCGGTGCAGGAGCTCGTGGGACTCCTACAGGCGTTCGCCGTGGAGAAGGAAGGCCACCTCTACTGGCCGGCGGAGAACCCGTTCCTGCTGAGCCCCTCCTATATGGTGGGCTACGCGGGAGTCGCGGCGTGCCTGCTGCGCCTCGCGGAGCCCGAACAGCGCGCCTCCCTGCTGCGCTGAGCCGCGCGTGCGCCCGGATGCCTAGCCCACCCGGAGAACGGGGGGGACATGCTGGAACGTGGGGGCATCCCGCGTCAGCTCCTCCTGCAGCGGACGGAGCGCCGCGCCGCGCCGCGCACTCAGCCGGTACAGCTCCAGCACGAGGGCATGCCACAGGGACGGGGTGGCTCCGCGCCCGGCCGAGAGGAACACGGGGACCTCCGCCAGGAACTCCTCATCCCGCTCCTCCGCCGCCAGCCACCGGAGCCGCAACCACTGGTGGGGACGCGCAAACGGAGCGCACGCCGACGCGCCGCTCTGGAGATGCGGGCCGAAGCGCTCCAGCCTGCGCCGTGTCTCAGCACCCTCGGGCGCGAGGACCTCGGCCAGAGATTCGAGGACATCCTCGAACATCATGGCTGCGACGTCCGCTTGCAGGGGAACTGCCGCAGTGGCGCGGAGCGCCGACAGCGGCCAGGCGTTGGCATCCCCCTCGATGTAGGAGAGCAGCGGGAGCCCCAGCTCCAGCGCCTCATCCAAACGCCCCCGCCGGGCCTCCATGTGGATCAGGTTGCGCACGAGGTGGATGCGCCGCGGTTCGGTGAACGTGTGGCCATGCGCCACCTGAAGCGTGTTGGTCGCCTCCAGCGACTTCAGCAGCGCGGCGTGCGCCTCCTCGAAGCGCGCCGTGCGGTAGAGGAGGTAGGCCTCCCCGGCCTCGTGGAGTGTCGTCACGAGCAGGCGCGCTTCCGGGCTCAGCTCCTCCAGGCCCAGCTCGGCCCGGGCCTCTTGCATGCTCTGCTCGGCCGCCGTGTTGTCGCCAGCGCGAGAGGCGCGAAGTCCCCGCTCGCGGGGGCCCACACTTCGCCGGATGCGCATGATCTCCTGGGGCGAGAACCGGGCGCTGGCGAGACGCTGCGCCTCTTCCTCGAACCGCCGCAGCAGCAAGGCCTGGGCCGAACGCGAGTTCACGCTCTTGCCCTGTGTGTAGGCCTGCAGAACCGTTGGCACCAGCGAGGTGAGTTGCTCAGCGGCGCGAACCATGCAGAGGACTCCCAAAAGCGACGAAGAATGCCCACCTGAGCCTATAAGGAATCTCCTGGGTGTTGCTACCGGCCGGAGGCCCCGAACCATGGTGGAGCTGCGCGTCTGCATCGACGTCGATGACTTGGACAAGGCGATTGGGTTCTACACGGAGGTGCTCGGGCTGAAAGTGGGGCGCCGGTTCGGGGACAGTGGCGCGGAGCTGCTCGGAGGCTCGGCCCCCATCGACTTGCTCGCCAAGCCCGCAGGCAGCCAGCCCAGCCCGAACTCCTTCTCCATGCGCGACTACCGCCGGCACTGGACACCCGTCCACCTGGACTTCGTCGTCACCGACGTGGAGGCCGCCGTGGAGCGGGCCAAGGCCCAGGGCGCCGTGCTGGAGCACCCCATCAAGGATCAGCCCTGGGGCCGGCTCGCCCTGCTCGCGGACCCGTTCGGACACGGCATCTGCTTCCTGCAGTTCAAGGGCCGCGGCTACGACGAGCTGGGCGGGAGCTGACGCGCGTCAGTAGTGGTACTGCGTCTTCTTCGCCCACTCCGTCTTCCCGTACTTGCGCTGCAGCAGCTGGAAGGCCTGCTTCGACAGAGCGCTGCGGGCCTTGCTCCCTTCCTCATAGGAGGTGCAGAAGGTGCGATCGAAGCGCGTCTGCCGCACGGACTCGTGCAGGGCCTCCGGCACCAGCGCGTCATCCGGGTGGCGCTTCGCGTAGTCCAGCGTGAACTGGATGAGCAGCTCCGGGGACTCGCCCAGCTTGCCCAGTGCCTGGCGCTCGGCAAGCACCTCCCGGCGCTCGGCCACGGAGATGAAGCGCGTCCCACAGGAGCCCTTCGACGCGTCGCAATCCTGGTAGAAGTCCGTGGGCTCTCCGCCGCACCAGCCGGACCCCAAGCAGATGTCGTAATCGAACCCGCCTTGCGTCCGATAGGGGCTCACGTTCGGCGACATCCCCGGCGACTTGAGCAACACCCACACGGCGGCCATCCTCCGCTCCTCGGGCTTCTCGCGGGCCTTCACCTTCGCCAGCACCTCCTTCAGCTCCGGCGCCACCTGCTCCACCAGCGGCTCCAGCGCCTTCTCCTCCTCCCAGCGGTCCAGCAGCGCCGCTCGCGCCCAGCCCCCCAGCACCACCTCGCGGCGAAGCTTGGGGTCCAGCGCCGCCAGCATCTTCGCGTCCTTGAAGCGGGCCACCGGCACCCCCAAGGTGAAGAAGCGGTCCGCCTCCGAGGTCGACAGGTGCGCGTACTTCGCCCACTCCTCGAAGGTCAGCGCCGCCTGGCGCAGGCCCTCGGACAGGCGCTTGACGGTCAGCGGCGGCAACGTCGTCGCGCCCGACTCCAGCAACGGGAGAAGCTCCGCTCGCGCCTCGTCGAAGCGGCCCTGGGCGAGCGCCATCCGGCCCCGCGCCGCATGCACTGTCACGTAGGCCGGTGAGTCCTTGGGAATGGAGGCGCTCTGGGCGAGCAGCTCTGCAAGCTCCGGCTCCTTCCCCGTCGCCTGGCTCAGCGCCGCCACGAGCCAGGGCTGCGAGCGCGTCTTCTTCCACCACTCCACCGCCCGCGCATAGCCATCCTTGCCCCGGAACACGTCGAGGAACGACGACAGCTCATCCGTCGACGGAGGTTGCCCTTTCCGGAGTGCGAAGTAGTCGCGCCATGCATAGCCGAAGTTGTCGTCCGGCTTCTCCAGCAGCACCCGGCCCAGCAGGTTGAGCTGCTTGTCAGGGCGCAGGCGGTAGTCGATGAACCACGTGAGCTGCCGCGTCTGCCGGTGGAGATCCTTCAACCCAGGGTCCTTCACGATGGCCACGCACCGCTCGCGCGCCCTCTCCAGCAGCACTCGCTTCTCTTCGTCGGCCTGGGCCACCAGCGTCGCCTGACGGATGACGGCGCGCACCGCCACGAGCCGGGCCCACCCACGCCATGGAGACGCCGCGTCCTTGGCAATCGCATCCAGTTGCCGGATCGCCTCCTCGAACTCCCCTGCGTAGAAGAGCGCTGCGGCCGTCTGGTAGGCGCGATCCGTACGCGCCCCGGCCGAGGCGTTCGCGGGAGCAGGCGCTGGCAGCACCTTCTCCCCTCTTCCACAGTTGGCGAACACCGCGTCCTGCGCCTTCGCCCAGTCGATCACCTCGGGGTGGCTGGCGCCCAGCTTCGCGATGCGCTCGTCCAGTGACTGGGCGGCCACCTCGAAGGCGCCCGTGAGGCAGTTGAAGAACCATGTGTACTCTCCGAAGGGAGCCTCGGTGGCGATCTCGCCGCGCTCGGAGGGCACGGGCACCTTGGCGCGGGCGTCCGTCCAGGTTCCCGTGTACACGCCGGGGTAGGAGCTCTCGAGCGGCAGCATGCTCGCCACGAGCTCCTTCTCCGGCCCTGCCAGGCCGCGCATCAGCAAGAAGCCCACGGTCTGGCACTCCGGCGAGTGCTCCGTCAGATCGCCCAGCTTTCCGGCCATGCAGGCCTGAAGGTCATCCCTGGGCGAGGGCTCCGAGCAGTCGGGGCCACACGCTTCGCTCGGAGCGGCCCACAGCAAGGGCACGGCCAGGGTGAGCGCCAGCGCCGCACGTGCGAAGAAGGACTTCATGGTGACTTCTCCCGGAGCTGCTGCAGGTCCTGGGCAGTCCAGGACCGGGGGTTGAACCAATACCTGCGGCGTCCGGAGGGCAACGAAGGCTGGGGCTCATCCACCACGAAGCCCACGCTCTCCCGGCACCGAGCGCCGTTGAAATCTCCTCGCCGCGCCAGCTCCGCGCGCACCTGCTGCGAGTCCACGCCCATGCGGAACACCATGGGCACCACCTCGTCCACCGGCAGCCCGTCGAGCCAGCCGTCGTCCAGACACCACGATGCCAGCGCCGTCATCGACAGACGCAGGGTTGCGGGCAGAGCGGCCCGAAGGTCCTGGAGCAGCGCGCGGTAGAAGGGGCGCTCGGAGGCGCGGGCGTCGTAGTCCACCTGCACAGCGTCCGGGGCCTGCTGCTGCACCTGATCGGAGATGAGCTTCACGAGCCTGGCGCGCTGGGCCTCGCTGGGCGCAGTGCCACGTGCCACCTCGATGCGCATCACCGCCAGCCGGTACGTGCCCGGAGGCACCACGAGGGGCTGGCGGCGGCGGTAGGCCTGCACGCCCTCTCCGGAGAGCTGGAGAGTGACCGCATGGAAGGCGACGCCCTCTCGCGCCGGGTCGATGAAGTCGAGCCGCTCGGGGCGCTCCCAGGCCCACAGAAACACGGGCGGGGGCTCCGCCGCGCTCGCGGGCACGGCCAGGAGCAGCAGCCCCAGCGACAGGGCACGAAACCTCCGGGCACACCGAGGGGAGGAATTCATGCCCCCACGATGCCACGTCTCCCTGACCGTGTCGGCCAGGGAATCAAGCACTCCCTGGGGAGGAGGCCTCGGCCGCGAGCGCCGCCAGCTCATCCTGGAAGGCCACCACCAACCGGTGGGGATCCGGCACCAGCCCCGCGTCCACGGAGACGCCCACCGTCACCTGGCCCGCGTAGCTGAAGATGCTCACGCCCAGGCTCACCTTGCCTGTCTGGGGCACCCAGAACATCAGCCCCTCCAGCTTCGTGCCCGCCAGATACACCGGGTGCCGGGGGCCAGGGACGTTGGTCATGACGAGGGAGCCCTTCGACGCCACCACCTCCACCACCGCTTTCTCCAGCGCCGCCGGGGCCATCCCCGCCATGCCGAGCATGCCGAACGTCAACGCCGCCTCCGGCGAGCGCTTCAGCGCGTCCATGCGCTGCTTGAGCAGCCGGAGCCTCCGCCGAGGCTCCACCTCCTTCACCGGCAGATCCAGGAACACCAGCCCGAAGCGATTGCCCAGCTCGCGGGGAATGGGCGCATCCAGCGGCCGCAGGTTCACCGGGACGAAGGCGCGCAAGTCCGCCACCGGCCCTCCCCGCTCCTCCAGGTAGCGCCGCAGCCCGCCCGAGAGCGCCGCGAGCAGCACGTCATTGACGGTGCTCTCCATGGCGCGGCCGGTGGCCTTCACCTGCTCCAGCGGCAGCGGATCCGACCACACGGCACGCTTCGCCTGGCCCAGCGCTCCCCGAAGCACCGTGGGCGGATCCGAGGGCAGCAGCGCCAGCCGCTTCAGCGTGGCCGCGCCCCGGGCCCCCTCGCGCACGAGGTCCCCCACCTGGATGGGCTCGGCAATGAGCTCCGCGCTCCGCTTGAGCGCGGCACGGGTGCCCGAGGCCACCGCGCGGGCCCCTCGCAGCAGCTTCATCCAGCTGGGCGCGGGCGGCGCCTCGCGGGCGGAAGGCTCGGGGGTGAAGTGCTGCTCCGTGCCCTCATCCATGAGCGACAGGAGCACCCGCGCCAGGGAGATGCCATCCGCGAGCGTGTGGTGGATGCGCACCAGGAGCGCGCCCCCCTTCCCGAAGCCCTCCACGAGGTGCGCTTGCCAGAGTGGGCGCGAGCGCTCCAGCGGCACGCTCATCCACTCGCTCACCAGCGCCTCCAGCGCCTCGCGGTCTCCCGGCGGCGGCACCTGGAGGTGGCTCACGTGGGCGTCCCAGCGGAACGCCGCGTCTTCCTCCCAGAAGGGAACCCCGAGCAGGCCCTCGGGAACCACCAGCCGCTGACGGAAGCGGGGGAAGCGGTCCACCAGCCGCTCGCGCAGCACGGCCTCGAGCCGCTCCCAGTCCGGGCGCTCCTCGAACCAGAGCACCGCGGTGATCATCATCAGGTTGGTGGGCTCCTCCATCCGGAGCCACGCCGCATCCACACTGGCCAGCCGTTCCATCGTCACGCCCCGTCGTACTTCAACGTGGCAGCCACCGTCTCCCGGGAACGAGAGCCCCCTCCGCGGGTCTGCGGACGCCCTACGGCTTCTCGGCCTCCTGGGTGTCACGGGCCTGGGTGCGCTGGAACTGGAAGGTGCTCTTCGAGGCGTCATCCACCACGAGGGTGAGCATGTCCTGCTCGACGCTGAAGGAGTAGCGCGGGCCCAGGAACTTCCCCTTGGACAGGCCGATGACGCGATCCACCCCACACACCTTGCCCACGGCCTGCCCGTCCTTCGGCTTGAGCACCACCTTGTCCTTCGCCACAGCGAAGGAGCCCCACGAGCGCACCTCGAGGAAGTTCCCCTGGCCGACCGCGGAGTCCTCCAGCTTGGTGCGCAGGATGAAGCACCCGGAGGGCGTCACCTCCAATGTCCGCACGTAGTCGGGACGAGGGTCAGGGTTGAGCCGGGCCGGCGCGCCAGGAGGCTCGGGCTTGAGGGTCGCCGCGACGAGCTCCCAGCGCCCCACCACCTTCTTGGGAGGCGGACCGTCCGTGGAAAAGCCCTCGCACGGCTCCCGCTTCTCCTTCTCCGGGCTCTTGGGAGCAGGCTCGAAGGCGCGCTGACACGTGCCTCCGCACAGGCGCGCCGAGCACTCGCTGTCATCCTCCGCACAGCCGGCCTTCTCGGTGCACGCCCGGAGCCGGCCGAGCGCCTGCTCACAGCCTTCGCGCAGGCATTGGTCCATGCAGCTCGAGTCAATGCACTCGGAGACACACACCCAGTTGGTGGTTCCACACACACCGCCTCCGAGGGTACGCGGAGAACGGCTGGAGGCCTGGGCGCCAGCGGAAGCCACCCAGCCCAGCATCACAAGGACACAGAGCGTACGAGACACCCGAGGAAGCTAATCCTCCTCAGGCGAAGTGCCAGCGCCAGGAGGTGACCTCCTCCAGCTCAGGCATCTCCAGCTCGAAGTGAAGCACCTGGCTGCGGGTGAAGACGCGGGAGTCGACGCGGAGCAGCAACATCGGTGTGGGGTTCTGCGGCCGCTGGGGCGAGGCAGCGAAGGAGGTGTCCTCATCGAAGGCTGCCCGGTAGAAGACACAGAAGCCATCCAGCCGCCCCTCGTGCTGAATGGGACGGGTGACGTGGAAGTGGCGAGTCAGGTCTCCGGGCCGCACGGTCTCCAAGTCGAAGACGAGCACGGGTGCGGGCTCGCACAGCAGGTGGGACACCTCGTAGGAGTGG
It encodes:
- a CDS encoding WS/DGAT/MGAT family O-acyltransferase, encoding MERLASVDAAWLRMEEPTNLMMITAVLWFEERPDWERLEAVLRERLVDRFPRFRQRLVVPEGLLGVPFWEEDAAFRWDAHVSHLQVPPPGDREALEALVSEWMSVPLERSRPLWQAHLVEGFGKGGALLVRIHHTLADGISLARVLLSLMDEGTEQHFTPEPSAREAPPAPSWMKLLRGARAVASGTRAALKRSAELIAEPIQVGDLVREGARGAATLKRLALLPSDPPTVLRGALGQAKRAVWSDPLPLEQVKATGRAMESTVNDVLLAALSGGLRRYLEERGGPVADLRAFVPVNLRPLDAPIPRELGNRFGLVFLDLPVKEVEPRRRLRLLKQRMDALKRSPEAALTFGMLGMAGMAPAALEKAVVEVVASKGSLVMTNVPGPRHPVYLAGTKLEGLMFWVPQTGKVSLGVSIFSYAGQVTVGVSVDAGLVPDPHRLVVAFQDELAALAAEASSPGSA
- a CDS encoding DUF3142 domain-containing protein; amino-acid sequence: MNSSPRCARRFRALSLGLLLLAVPASAAEPPPVFLWAWERPERLDFIDPAREGVAFHAVTLQLSGEGVQAYRRRQPLVVPPGTYRLAVMRIEVARGTAPSEAQRARLVKLISDQVQQQAPDAVQVDYDARASERPFYRALLQDLRAALPATLRLSMTALASWCLDDGWLDGLPVDEVVPMVFRMGVDSQQVRAELARRGDFNGARCRESVGFVVDEPQPSLPSGRRRYWFNPRSWTAQDLQQLREKSP